The sequence TTGATTTCATTTATAATGCAGAACTTTGCTCTGCTGCTACATTCCTTCCTGTAGCGCTAAAGCGTAAGCTTTGCCTTCCCTGTAGGGGACGGACTCCGTGCCGTCCCTTCCTTTGGGCGACCACAGAGTGTCGCCCCTACAAGGCAGAGCTTCGCTCTGTAGCTACATTCAATTACAGTTTCTTTTTGAAATATTCTATTGTTTTCTGGAGGCCTTCTTCCAGGGAAACTCTGGGAGACCAGTTCAACAGTTTTTTTGCTCTGGTTATATCTGGTTGCCTGATTTTGGGGTCGTCTACAGGAAGGGATTTACGAATTACTTTGCTCTTACTCTTTGTTAACTTTAGGATGAGCTTAGCAAAATCATTAACGGTCATTTCTTGAGGATTCCCTAAGTTAACGGGCTTATTGATATTGGAAAGGAGAAGTTTATAGATGCCTCCCACCATATCTGAAACGTAACAGAAACTCCTGGTTTGTGTACCATCACCGAATATAGTAAGAGGGTTCCCTTCTAAAGCCTGATTAATAAATGTGGGAACGACACGACCATCCTTTCTTCTCATCCTCGAACCATAAGTGTTGAAGATTCTGGCAATCTTTGTGTCAATTTTGTGATAGTAATGATAAGCCATAGTCATCGCTTCGGCAAAACGTTTAGACTCATCGTACACGCCTCGAGGACCAACACAATTAACATTGCCCCAGTAATCTTCTTTCTGGGGGCTAACCAGAGGGTCTCCATAGACCTCAGATGAAGAGGCTAACAAAAATTTTGCTTTC comes from bacterium and encodes:
- a CDS encoding UDP-glucuronic acid decarboxylase family protein; amino-acid sequence: MRIVVTGGAGFLGSHLCDFLINEGHNVICIDNLITGNADNITHLMGNEKFKFIHHDVTNYIFIEGKLDAILHFASPASPIDYQELPIQTLKVGSLGTHKALGLAKEKKAKFLLASSSEVYGDPLVSPQKEDYWGNVNCVGPRGVYDESKRFAEAMTMAYHYYHKIDTKIARIFNTYGSRMRRKDGRVVPTFINQALEGNPLTIFGDGTQTRSFCYVSDMVGGIYKLLLSNINKPVNLGNPQEMTVNDFAKLILKLTKSKSKVIRKSLPVDDPKIRQPDITRAKKLLNWSPRVSLEEGLQKTIEYFKKKL